One window of Lytechinus variegatus isolate NC3 chromosome 2, Lvar_3.0, whole genome shotgun sequence genomic DNA carries:
- the LOC121406903 gene encoding titin-like, with translation MFIFKVMVNNQRALADGRQNHFPAEGRSAIVRMRTRYSLYTITGFAKIQPGRKALIPNGRRRASVTVMEPDTLLLIRWFRNQSENVVEYKDIICPHRRHPRVRDAVVMPWGRERWHGKVLQISREDSDEDDDDIPLKFLREKGERAAAVIEGNITEDKGKRADLGGAVTEDECISILGEVLRGRQEHHVEICEHFGCADEVFFVCVVCEVFLCYKHFVDDDPCSEHNNYAGVVNRPMALPCEKSTESVNPDRPMATPCEKSTESVNPDRPMATPCEKSAESVNPDRPMATPCEKSTESVNPDRLMATPCEKSTESVHPDRPMATPCEKSTESVNPDRLMATPCEKSTESVNADRPMATPCEKSTESVNPDRPMATPCEKSTESVNPDRPMATPYEKSTESVNPDRPMATPCEKSTESVHPDRPMATPCEKSTESVYPDRPMATPCEKSTESVNPDRPMATPCEKSTELVYPDRPMATPCEKSTESVNPEDGKIISVSAYQYHTTMPASAQPAQNPERFEVSACQLL, from the exons atgtttatttttaaagttatggtcAATAATCAAAGGGCACTAGCAGATGGAAGACAAAATCACTTCCCGGCAGAAGGGCGCAGTGCGATCGTGCGCATGCGCACACGTTACAGCCTTTATACGATAACCGGCTTTGCTAAAATTCAGCCCGGCAGAAAGGCGCTAATTCCGAACGGGAGAAGGAGAGCGTCCG TAACAGTCATGGAGCCAGACACACTGCTGCTGATTAGATGGTttaggaaccaatcagagaaCGTGGTTGAATATAAAGACATTATATGTCCTCATCGTCGCCATCCGAGGGTCAGAGATGCAGTCGTCATGCCATGGGGGAGGGAGAGATGGCACGGCAAGGTGCTACAAATTTCGAGAGAGGACtcggatgaagatgatgacgatattCCTTTGAAATTCCTAAGAG aaaagggagagagagcTGCAGCTGTCATAGAGGGAAATATTACAGAAG ATAAAGGAAAGAGAGCTGACCTTGGAGGAGCTGTCACAGAAG ATGAATGTATCAGCATTCTTGGAGAGGTGCTTAGAGGCAGGCAGGAGCATCATGTAGAAATTTGTGAGCACTTTGGGTGTGCAGACGAggtgttttttgtttgtgtcGTGTGTGAGGTTTTCCTGTGCTACAAGCACTTCGTAGATGACGACCCATGTTCAGAGCATAACAACTATGCG GGAGTTGTCAATAGACCCATGGCCTTACCTTGCGAGAAGTCCACAGAATCGGTCAACCCCGATAGACCCATGGCCACACCTTGCGAGAAGTCCACAGAATCGGTCAACCCCGATAGACCCATGGCCACACCTTGCGAGAAGTCCGCAGAATCGGTCAACCCTGATAGACCCATGGCCACACCTTGCGAGAAGTCCACAGAATCGGTCAACCCCGATAGACTCATGGCCACACCTTGCGAGAAGTCCACAGAATCGGTCCATCCCGATAGACCCATGGCCACACCTTGCGAGAAGTCCACAGAATCGGTCAACCCCGATAGACTCATGGCCACACCTTGCGAGAAGTCCACAGAATCGGTCAACGCTGATAGACCCATGGCCACACCTTGCGAGAAGTCCACAGAATCGGTCAACCCCGATAGACCCATGGCCACACCTTGCGAGAAGTCCACAGAATCGGTCAACCCCGATAGACCCATGGCCACACCTTACGAGAAGTCCACAGAATCGGTCAACCCTGATAGACCGATGGCCACACCTTGCGAGAAGTCCACAGAATCGGTCCATCCCGATAGACCCATGGCCACACCTTGCGAGAAGTCCACAGAATCGGTCTATCCCGATAGACCCATGGCCACACCATGCGAGAAGTCCACAGAATCGGTCAACCCCGATAGACCCATGGCCACACCTTGCGAGAAGTCCACAGAATTGGTCTATCCCGATAGACCCATGGCCACACCTTGCGAGAAGTCCACAGAATCGGTCAACCCGGAAGATGGCAAG aTCATATCAGTATCAGCTTATCAATATCACACAACCATGCCAGCTTCTGCACAACCAGCTCAAAACCCAGAAAGGTTTGAAGTAAGTGCTTGTCAACTTCTATAG
- the LOC121408548 gene encoding probable 18S rRNA (guanine-N(7))-methyltransferase, translated as MLLSLGLRKVTSLSSKLFLRKNISFQSLQRQYHLTMASNRRPEHTAPPELFYNDDEARKYTSNSRMIEIQMTMSERAIELLSLPEDTPSFILDIGCGSGLSGEALTEQGHHWVGLDISSSMLDIAIEREVDGDVCLADMGQGIFFKPGTFDGAISISALQWLCNADKKSHHPPKRLYKFFSTLYGALRRGSKAVFQFYPENPNQLELITSQAMRAGFTGGLVVDFPNSTRAKKMFLCLFAGVSNPTLPKALGTGNDRGVPTQASFTDSRMRYRNMKGKSVKKSREWIKEKKERRRRQGKGEVRPDSKYTGRKRSGKAF; from the exons ATGCTTTTGTCACTGGGATTAAGGAAGGTTACGTCTCTATCTTCAAAACTTTTTCTGAGAAAGAATATAAGTTTCCAGAGCTTACAGCGACAATATCACCTTACGATGGCCTCCAATCGTAGACCAGAACATACAGCTCCTCCAGAACTG ttttataatgatgatgaagcaAGGAAATACACATCTAA TTCAAGAATGATAGAGATTCAAATGACCATGTCTGAGAGAGCAATAGAACTCCTGTCTCTTCCCGAAGACACTCCTTCCTTCATTTTGGATATTGG TTGTGGTTCTGGTTTGAGTGGAGAAGCTCTGACAGAGCAAGGCCATCATTGGGTAGGATTGGATATCAGTTCAAGCATGTTAG ATATAGCTATAGAGAGGGAGGTCGATGGTGATGTTTGTCTGGCAGATATGGGTCAAGGCATCTTCTTCAAACCAGGGACATTCGATGGTGCAATAAG TATATCAGCTCTTCAGTGGCTTTGCAATGCGGACAAAAAATCACATCACCCTCCGAAAAGGTTATACAAATTCTTCTCGACCCTCTATGGAGCTCTG AGGAGAGGTAGTAAAGCAGTCTTCCAATTTTATCCAGAGAACCCCAATCAGCTGGAGTTGATCACATCACAGGCAATGAGGGCGGGGTTCACAGGAGGACTGGTGGTAGATTTTCCCAACAGCACAAGAGCGAAGaa GATGTTTCTATGTTTATTTGCTGGAGTTAGTAATCCAACACTACCCAAG GCTCTTGGTACAGGTAATGACAGAGGTGTCCCTACCCAGGCTTCCTTCACAGATTCTCGTATGCGATATAGAAACATGAAGGGAAAGAGTGTAAAGAAGAGTAGAGAATGGATCAAGGAGAAGAAAGAGCGAAGGAGAAGACAAGGAAAGGG AGAGGTGAGGCCAGACTCCAAGTATACAGGAAGGAAACGATCAGGAAAAGCCTTCTGA